One genomic window of Mustela erminea isolate mMusErm1 chromosome 13, mMusErm1.Pri, whole genome shotgun sequence includes the following:
- the HCAR1 gene encoding hydroxycarboxylic acid receptor 1, whose product MCSRDPRQPGVKESENQRPGEWVALRGASVSLLGGGSRGHPARPLSAMDNGSCCLIEGSPISQVMPPLLILAFVLGALGNGVALCGFCFHMKTWKPSTIYLFNLAVADFLLMVCLPFRTDYYWRHRQWAFEDIPCRVALFMLAMNRAGSILFLTVVAVDRYFKVVHPHHAVNAISNRTAAGIVCALWAMVILGTVHLLMENHLCVDEKTISCESFIMESANGWHDIMFQLEFFLPLAIILFCSFKIVWSLRQRRQLARQTRMKKATRFIMVVAVVFVTCYLPSVSARLYFLWTVPSSACDPSVHVALHVTLSFTYMNSMLDPLVYYFSSPSFPKFYTKLKIRSLRPKRPGRSETQSPEEMPISSLCRKNCVSVANSVQSQSNGQ is encoded by the coding sequence ATGTGCAGTCGGGACCCGCGGCAGCCGGGGGTGAAGGAGTCAGAAAACCAGCGGCCGGGTGAGTGGGTGGCACTCAGGGGGGCATCTGTGTCTTTGCTGGGGGGAGGTTCCCGGGGCCACCCGGCCCGTCCTCTGTCCGCCATGGACAACGGGTCGTGCTGCCTCATCGAGGGGAGCCCCATCTCTCAGGTGATGCCGCCACTGCTGATCCTGGCCTTCGTGCTCGGCGCGCTGGGCAACGGTGTCGCCCTGTGTGGTTTCTGCTTTCACATGAAGACCTGGAAGCCGAGCACCATTTACCTTTTCAACTTGGCCGTGGCCGACTTCCTTCTCATGGTCTGCCTGCCCTTCCGGACGGACTACTACTGGAGACACAGGCAGTGGGCCTTCGAGGACATCCCGTGTCGGGTGGCCCTCTTCATGCTGGCCATGAACAGGGCGGGGAGCATCCTCTTCCTCACGGTGGTGGCCGTGGACAGGTACTTCAAAGTGGTCCACCCTCACCACGCGGTGAACGCCATCTCCAACCGGACCGCAGCTGGCATCGTCTGTGCCCTTTGGGCCATGGTCATCCTGGGGACTGTCCATCTTTTGATGGAGAACCATCTGTGTGTGGACGAGAAGACCATATCCTGCGAGAGCTTCATCATGGAGTCGGCCAACGGCTGGCACGACATCATGTTCCAGCTGGAGTTTTTCCTGCCCCTCGCCATCATCCTCTTTTGCTCCTTCAAGATCGtttggagcctgaggcagaggcgGCAGCTGGCCAGGCAGACCCGGATGAAGAAGGCCACCCGGTTCATCATGGTGGTGGCTGTTGTGTTTGTCACGTGTTACCTGCCCAGCGTGTCGGCCAGACTCTACTTCCTCTGGACGGTGCCCTCGAGCGCTTGTGACCCCTCGGTCCACGTAGCCCTCCACGTCACCCTCAGCTTCACCTACATGAACAGCATGCTGGACCCCCTGGTGTATTATTTTTCGAGTCCCTCGTTCCCCAAGTTCTACACCAAGCTCAAAATCCGCAGCTTGAGACCCAAGAGGCCAGGACGCTCCGAGACCCAGAGCCCGGAGGAGATGCCAATTTCAAGCCTCTGTCGCAAGAATTGTGTCAGCGTGGCCAACAGCGTCCAGAGCCAGTCCAACGGGCAGTAA
- the LOC116572158 gene encoding LOW QUALITY PROTEIN: hydroxycarboxylic acid receptor 2-like (The sequence of the model RefSeq protein was modified relative to this genomic sequence to represent the inferred CDS: deleted 2 bases in 1 codon): MNLPKQQDHFLEINKKNCCVFRDDFIANVLPPVLGLEFVFGLLGNGLALWIFCFHLKSWKSSRIFLFNLAVADFLLIICLPFLTDNYVRKWDWRFGDVACRLMLFMLAMNRQGSIIFLTVVAVDRYFRVVHPHHALNKISNRTAAIISCLLWGVTIGLTGHLLYKKMLIRNRDANLCSSFSICHTFRWHDAMFLLEFVLPLAIILFCSARIIWSLRQRQMDRHAKIKRAINFIMVVAVVFIICFLPSVAVRIRIFWLLHTTGTRNCDIYRSVDLAFFLTLSFTYMNSMLDPLVYYFSSPSFPNFFSTLINRYLRKKAPQEADNIQSTSMELTADLSTTRSVPDNLVAHIGEPWNPSYLPPASRNHRAKKGDCHQEPGSLGIGSGWVHKDHREMGPVVSRGFQIQRIGFREEVWQSGLPGRGASPEDSCRGTRE; this comes from the exons ATGAACCTGCCCAAGCAGCAGGATCATTTTCTGGAAATAAACAAGAAGAACTGCTGCGTGTTCCGGGATGACTTCATCGCCAACGTGCTGCCCCCAGTGCTGGGGCTGGAGTTTGTGTTCGGGCTCCTGGGCAATGGCCTTGCACTGTGGATTTTCTGCTTTCACCTCAAGTCCTGGAAATCCAGCCGGATTTTCCTGTTCAACTTGGCTGTGGCTGACTTTCTCTTGATCATCTGTCTGCCATTCCTGACGGACAACTACGTGCGGAAATGGGACTGGAGGTTCGGGGACGTCGCTTGCCGGCTGATGCTGTTCATGCTGGCCATGAACCGCCAAGGCAGCATCATCTTCCTCACGGTGGTGGCCGTGGACAGGTACTTCCGGGTGGTTCACCCTCACCACGCTCTCAACAAGATCTCGAATCGGACGGCGGCCATCATCTCCTGCCTCTTGTGGGGTGTCACCATCGGGCTGACGGGTCACCTCCTATACAAGAAGATGCTGATCAGGAACCGAGACGCCAATCTGTGCAGCAGCTTCAGCATCTGCCATACCTTCCGGTGGCATGATGCCATGTTCCTCCTGGAGTTCGTCCTGCCCCTGGCCATCATCCTGTTCTGCTCGGCCAGAATCATCTGGAGTCTGCGCCAGCGGCAGATGGACAGACACGCCAAGATCAAGAGGGCCATCAACTTCATCATGGTGGTGGCCGTCGTCTTCATCATCTGTTTCCTGCCCAGTGTAGCCGTGCGCATCCGCATCTTCTGGCTCTTGCACACCACGGGCACGAGGAACTGTGACATCTATCGCTCCGTGGACCTGGCGTTTTTCCTCACCCTGAGCTTCACCTACATGAACAGCATGCTGGACCCTTTGGTGTACTACTTCTCCAGCCCATCTTTCCCCAACTTCTTCTCCACCCTGATCAACCGCTACCTGCGGAAAAAGGCGCCCCAAGAAGCAGATAATATCCAGAGCACAAGCATGGAGCTCACTGCAGATCTGAGCACCACCAGGAGCGTGCCAGACAATTTAGTGGCCCACATTGGTGAGCCGTGGAACCCGTCTTATCTGCCCCCAGCTTCCCGC AATCACCGAGCCAAGAAGGGAGATTGTCACCAAGAACCAGGGTCTCTGGGGATAGGGTCTGGCTGGGTGCACAAAGACCATCGTGAGATGGGGCCCGTGGTTTCCCGGGGCTTCCAGATTCAGAGAATCGGATTTAGAGAAGAGGTGTGGCAGAGTGGGCTGCCTGGTCGTGGAGCGTCCCCAGAGGACTCTTGCAGGGGGACCAGAGAGTAA